Proteins from a genomic interval of Diospyros lotus cultivar Yz01 chromosome 6, ASM1463336v1, whole genome shotgun sequence:
- the LOC127803190 gene encoding probable trehalose-phosphate phosphatase J → MVSLIEEREKMAKQNVVVSDTTSGINMAIKVAMSPAAQKPPVAPGGYITISRTKVLEINVESMRASSPTHLKSTPSFSDDQIFHHPSALKMFEQITNASKGKQIVMFLDYDGTLSPIVDDPDRAFMSDAMRATVRKLARYFPTAIVTGRCRDKVYSFVQLAELYYAGSHGMDIKGPSKGSKYKNDARAVLFQPASEFLPMIDEVYKALLEKTKSTPGAKVEHNKFCLSVHFRCVDEKKWSELAQQVRSVLKGYPNLRLNQGRKVLEIRPTIKWDKGKALEFLLEALGFGNCTDVFPVYIGDDRTDEDAFKVLRERGQGSGILVSKIPKDTHASYYLQEPAEVMHFLQRLVTWKRVSLRRPLKQIKGSTLIEKYVMVVGGKNNKYGRRSNKQLLGLGDNYPTNNNNNNNNSKDCVQAKRPCDRVHLVTS, encoded by the exons ATGG TGAGTTTGATtgaggaaagagagaagatggCGAAGCAAAATGTGGTCGTCTCCGACACCACCTCCGGCATCAACATGGCGATAAAGGTCGCCATGTCGCCGGCGGCGCAAAAGCCCCCGGTCGCTCCCGGCGGCTATATCACCATTTCTCGGACCAAGGTCCTCGAAATCAATGTTGAGTCAATGAGAGCTTCCTCTCCGACCCATCTCAAGTCCACCCCTTCTTTCTCCGATGACCAGATT TTTCATCACCCATCGGCCCTGAAAATGTTCGAGCAGATAACGAACGCTTCGAAAGGGAAACAAATCGTGATGTTCCTCGACTACGACGGCACGCTTTCCCCCATCGTCGACGACCCCGATCGAGCTTTCATGTCCGACGCG ATGAGGGCAACTGTTCGAAAACTTGCCAGATATTTTCCCACTGCTATAGTGACTGGCAGATGCAGAGACAAG GTGTATAGCTTTGTTCAGTTAGCGGAGTTGTACTACGCCGGAAGCCATGGAATGGACATCAAAGGGCCATCAAAAGGCTCCAAATACAAGAAT GATGCTCGTGCCGTTCTTTTTCAACCGGCAAGCGAATTCCTTCCGATGATCGACGAG GTTTACAAAGCATTGCTGGAGAAAACAAAATCTACTCCCGGGGCTAAAGTCGAACATAACAAGTTCTGCCTCTCTGTGCACTTTCGCTGTGTTGATGAGAag AAATGGAGTGAACTTGCACAACAGGTCAGATCAGTGCTGAAGGGGTACCCAAACCTTCGATTAAACCAAGGAAGAAAG GTTCTGGAGATCCGCCCTACAATTAAATGGGACAAAGGCAAGGCCCTTGAATTTTTGTTAGAGGCCCTGG GGTTCGGCAATTGTACAGATGTGTTCCCGGTTTACATTGGAGATGACCGGACCGACGAAGATGCCTTCAAGGTATTGAGGGAAAGAGGACAGGGTTCTGGCATTCTGGTGTCCAAGATTCCCAAGGATACCCATGCATCTTATTATTTACAGGAGCCAGCCGAG GTAATGCACTTTCTACAGCGACTGGTGACATGGAAAAGGGTGTCGCTGAGAAGGCCGCTGAAACAAATCAAAGGGTCAACCCTAATTGAGAAATATGTGATGGTTGTGGGGggaaagaataataaatatgGCAGAAGAAGCAACAAGCAGCTGCTGGGACTGGGAGACAATTACccaactaataataataataataataataacagcaAGGATTGTGTCCAGGCCAAAAGGCCTTGTGACCGTGTCCATCTTGTAACTAGCTAG